A window from Candidatus Amarolinea dominans encodes these proteins:
- a CDS encoding sugar transferase, whose translation MAPPRPLYEISKRWFDLGLSAVLLVLLSPLLLLLALAVKLTSTGPVFYRWQVVGLGGRPFTGYKFRTMVVNADALKAQLLAANEMSGPVFKMKHDPRITPAGRILRKLSLDELPQLWSVLIGDMSLVGPRPPLRSEYVQFQDWQRAKLSVKPGLTCLWQISGRNRVSDFDEWVKLDLAYIARRSFWLDLWILLRTVPAVLLGHGAS comes from the coding sequence CTGGCGCCGCCACGCCCGCTTTACGAAATCAGTAAGCGCTGGTTCGATCTTGGACTCAGCGCCGTGCTGTTGGTCCTGCTCTCGCCGCTCCTGCTGCTGCTGGCGCTGGCCGTCAAGCTGACCTCGACCGGCCCGGTCTTCTACCGTTGGCAGGTGGTGGGGTTGGGCGGGCGGCCGTTCACCGGCTACAAGTTCCGCACGATGGTGGTCAACGCGGATGCGCTCAAGGCCCAACTGCTGGCTGCCAACGAAATGAGCGGACCGGTCTTCAAGATGAAGCACGACCCGCGCATCACGCCGGCGGGGCGCATCTTACGCAAACTGAGCCTGGACGAACTGCCGCAGTTGTGGAGCGTGCTGATCGGCGACATGAGCCTGGTGGGACCGCGGCCGCCCCTACGCAGCGAGTACGTGCAGTTCCAAGATTGGCAGCGTGCGAAGTTGAGCGTCAAACCGGGCCTCACCTGTCTTTGGCAGATCAGCGGCCGCAATCGGGTGAGCGATTTCGACGAGTGGGTCAAGCTCGACCTGGCCTATATCGCCCGGCGCTCGTTCTGGCTCGATCTGTGGATCCTGCTGCGCACCGTGCCCGCCGTCCTGTTGGGACACGGCGCCTCGTGA
- a CDS encoding class I SAM-dependent methyltransferase, whose translation MPETPWNELTHQERLFYEESYRRQGQIAADLAEPLSVREVYALDLLGAGEQSLVLEVGSGSGRHAVEIARRGAIVVAVDVSVAGVQRGQALAQMAGQSSHVHAASMDAHALGLADASVDLVFGAQVLHHLDCAQAGAEIGRVLRPGGRAVFIENSARSPLLMWARRHLVGRIGIRRYGSAAEAPLDDAEIRIFCRQFGGSVRVHFPQLCLTVLLARHWLNFPWAVQFFLQIDQWLERWIPALRSWSFLQVLEFVKAPQQPPPGDR comes from the coding sequence GTGCCTGAAACACCGTGGAATGAGCTGACGCACCAAGAACGTCTGTTTTACGAAGAGAGCTATCGGCGGCAGGGGCAGATCGCGGCCGACCTGGCCGAACCACTCAGCGTGCGTGAGGTCTATGCGCTCGATCTGCTCGGCGCCGGTGAACAAAGTCTGGTGCTCGAAGTGGGCAGTGGCAGCGGGCGTCATGCCGTTGAGATTGCGCGCCGGGGAGCGATCGTCGTAGCCGTTGATGTCAGCGTGGCCGGCGTGCAGCGCGGACAGGCCCTGGCGCAGATGGCCGGCCAATCCTCACACGTGCATGCCGCCAGCATGGATGCCCATGCGCTTGGCCTTGCGGACGCCAGCGTAGACCTGGTCTTTGGCGCCCAGGTGCTGCACCACCTGGATTGTGCGCAGGCTGGCGCTGAAATCGGGCGTGTGCTGCGGCCGGGAGGCCGCGCCGTTTTCATCGAGAATTCTGCACGCAGCCCGCTGCTCATGTGGGCGCGACGCCACCTGGTGGGGCGCATTGGCATTCGCCGCTACGGCTCGGCCGCCGAAGCCCCCCTGGACGATGCGGAAATTCGTATCTTCTGTCGCCAGTTTGGCGGTTCAGTCCGGGTACATTTTCCCCAGCTCTGCCTGACTGTGCTGCTTGCCCGCCACTGGCTGAACTTTCCCTGGGCCGTGCAGTTTTTCCTGCAAATTGACCAGTGGCTCGAACGTTGGATCCCGGCCCTGCGCAGCTGGAGCTTTCTCCAGGTGCTGGAATTCGTGAAAGCGCCCCAACAACCACCACCGGGGGATAGATGA
- a CDS encoding NAD-dependent epimerase/dehydratase family protein, whose amino-acid sequence MNILVTGGAGFIGSHTVDLLLARGHHVRILDNLTPPVHDDGQIPDYVPAAAEFMLGDVCERSVLNRALQGMDAVIHLAAYQDYLPDFAKFFHVNAVGTALLYELIVGHHYPIQKVVVASSQAVYGEGKYACSRDHVQYPGPRTEAQLRSGRWELTCPMCGGPLDVQRTDEAHVNPHNQYAISKYTQEMIALNLGYRYQIPSVALRFSITQGPRQSLRNAYSGILRLFTMALLHQEAPVIFEDGNQLRDYVNVSDVARGIELVLLDARADYRAFNVGGRDAVSVLDYAAAVAAAVGYDIAPRIPAEFRLGDTRHIVSDIGRLQALGWQPTVPLSQTIQDYIAWAQTQVSFAKYYEEATRIMKKLGTVRSVA is encoded by the coding sequence ATGAACATTTTAGTAACCGGCGGAGCCGGCTTCATTGGCTCGCACACCGTTGACCTTCTGCTGGCACGCGGTCATCATGTGCGTATTCTCGATAACTTGACCCCACCTGTGCATGACGATGGTCAAATTCCTGACTATGTACCGGCTGCCGCCGAGTTCATGCTGGGCGATGTGTGTGAGCGGAGCGTGCTCAACCGCGCCCTGCAGGGCATGGATGCCGTGATTCACCTGGCGGCCTATCAGGACTATCTGCCAGATTTCGCCAAATTCTTCCACGTCAACGCGGTGGGCACGGCGCTGTTGTACGAGTTGATCGTCGGCCATCACTACCCGATTCAGAAAGTCGTGGTGGCATCGTCGCAGGCGGTCTATGGCGAGGGCAAATATGCCTGCAGCCGGGACCACGTGCAGTATCCGGGTCCGCGCACGGAGGCGCAGTTGCGGAGTGGCCGGTGGGAGTTGACTTGCCCGATGTGCGGCGGCCCACTCGACGTGCAGCGCACCGATGAGGCCCACGTCAACCCACACAACCAGTACGCCATCTCCAAATATACGCAAGAGATGATCGCCCTCAACCTCGGCTACCGCTATCAGATTCCGTCAGTGGCCTTGCGTTTCTCGATCACCCAGGGGCCGCGCCAGTCGTTACGCAACGCCTATTCGGGCATCCTGCGCTTGTTCACCATGGCGCTGCTGCACCAGGAAGCGCCGGTGATTTTCGAAGACGGCAATCAGTTACGCGACTATGTCAATGTCAGCGATGTGGCGCGCGGCATCGAGTTAGTGCTGCTGGACGCCCGCGCCGACTACCGCGCGTTCAACGTCGGCGGCAGGGACGCCGTGAGCGTGCTCGACTACGCGGCCGCTGTGGCCGCGGCTGTCGGTTATGACATTGCACCCCGCATTCCGGCCGAGTTCCGCCTGGGGGACACCCGTCACATTGTCTCCGACATTGGCCGCTTGCAGGCATTGGGCTGGCAACCCACAGTGCCGCTGTCGCAGACGATCCAGGACTACATTGCCTGGGCGCAGACCCAGGTCTCGTTTGCCAAATACTACGAGGAAGCAACCCGCATTATGAAGAAACTCGGCACGGTACGGTCTGTCGCGTGA
- the wecB gene encoding UDP-N-acetylglucosamine 2-epimerase (non-hydrolyzing), which translates to MADDGQARTTPFTVLSIVGTRPEAVKMAPVIRALAQQAGIRSLVCATAQHREMLDQVFDLFAIRPDVDLNLMQPNQTLPGLTALALTRVSQVLQDLQPDLVLAQGDTTTVMVAGLASFYAQIPMGHVEAGLRTHRRYSPFPEEMNRRLVASLASLHFAPTSRAVAALQAEGVSAEDIFLTGNTVVDALQSIATQPFEPDPALHARLEQTPGRLLLVTAHRRENFGAPFVAICLALRQIVERNPDVTLVYPVHLNPQVREPVMRILAGHERIHLLEPVEYRTLVYLLKRCWLVLTDSGGIQEEAPVLGKPVLVLRRDTERPEGIESGNARLVGTEQADIVRATERLLHDESAYQAMAQAASPYGDGRAARRIVDAIVARYVNSER; encoded by the coding sequence ATGGCTGACGACGGCCAGGCGCGAACCACGCCATTCACCGTGCTTTCCATCGTTGGCACGCGGCCGGAGGCGGTCAAAATGGCGCCGGTCATCAGGGCGCTGGCGCAGCAGGCCGGTATCCGGTCGCTGGTCTGCGCCACCGCCCAGCATCGCGAAATGCTCGACCAGGTCTTCGACCTGTTCGCCATCCGCCCCGATGTGGACCTGAACCTGATGCAGCCCAACCAGACCCTGCCCGGCCTGACCGCCCTGGCCCTGACCCGCGTCAGTCAGGTGCTGCAAGACCTGCAGCCTGACCTGGTGCTGGCGCAGGGCGACACGACGACCGTCATGGTGGCTGGGTTGGCCAGTTTCTACGCACAGATTCCGATGGGGCACGTCGAGGCCGGGCTACGCACCCACCGGCGCTATAGCCCTTTTCCCGAGGAGATGAATCGGCGCCTGGTGGCCAGCCTGGCGTCGCTGCACTTCGCGCCCACATCCCGCGCGGTCGCGGCACTGCAGGCCGAAGGCGTGTCGGCCGAGGACATCTTTCTGACCGGCAACACGGTTGTAGATGCCTTGCAGTCCATTGCGACCCAGCCGTTCGAGCCGGACCCGGCGCTGCATGCGCGGTTGGAGCAGACGCCAGGCCGCCTGCTCCTGGTGACCGCGCATCGGCGCGAGAACTTCGGCGCGCCCTTCGTGGCGATCTGTCTGGCCCTGCGTCAGATTGTCGAGCGCAACCCGGACGTGACCCTGGTCTATCCGGTGCATCTCAACCCGCAGGTGCGCGAGCCGGTCATGCGCATCCTGGCCGGCCACGAGCGTATTCACCTGCTGGAGCCGGTCGAGTACCGAACGCTGGTCTACCTGCTCAAGCGCTGCTGGCTGGTGCTGACCGATTCTGGCGGCATCCAGGAAGAGGCGCCGGTGCTGGGTAAACCGGTGTTGGTATTGCGCCGCGACACCGAGCGGCCTGAGGGTATCGAGAGTGGCAATGCCCGCCTGGTTGGCACCGAGCAAGCCGACATCGTGCGCGCAACAGAGCGTTTGCTGCATGACGAATCTGCCTACCAAGCCATGGCCCAGGCCGCCAGCCCGTACGGCGACGGCCGCGCCGCGCGCCGCATCGTAGACGCCATCGTTGCCCGCTACGTAAATTCTGAACGCTGA
- a CDS encoding nucleotide sugar dehydrogenase, with the protein MPDVERLLDDASPRNPQVVMVGTGYVGLPAALMLARAGWRVVGVDINENIVAAINEGVLHLKEAELQALLHDPTVRQNLSARHSPCPADIFIIAVPTPVQPRKKVADLSYVISAIEALLPHLRAGNLIIIESTIPPLTCRHVVTPLLERTGLRVGADIHLAHCPERILPGDVFYEIVHNDRVIGCAEPVGREMARALYASFVKGDLYVTDDVTAELCKLCENTFRDVNIALANEFAAVAEGLGIDPLQVIRLANKHPRVNIMRPGIGVGGHCIPLDPWFIKEVDPANSRLIFTARLVNDEVPHKIAARVRQAVAHLVTPRLVAIGMSYKPDTEDTRESPATEIVHLLRADGYQVAHYDPLVVGHEYSSLADAAAGADCLLLLVEHKVVKQAWKAEQETVRAAMRTPIVLRFYQDDAP; encoded by the coding sequence ATGCCCGACGTTGAACGCCTGCTCGATGACGCCAGCCCGCGCAATCCCCAGGTGGTGATGGTGGGCACCGGCTACGTCGGGCTGCCGGCCGCGCTGATGCTGGCGCGCGCGGGCTGGCGCGTCGTGGGCGTTGACATCAACGAAAACATCGTGGCGGCGATCAACGAAGGCGTGCTGCACCTCAAAGAGGCTGAGCTGCAGGCGCTGCTGCACGATCCAACGGTACGTCAGAACCTGAGCGCGCGCCACTCACCCTGCCCGGCCGATATTTTCATCATCGCCGTGCCTACGCCGGTGCAGCCGCGCAAAAAAGTGGCCGACCTGTCGTACGTCATCAGCGCCATCGAAGCGCTGTTGCCCCACCTGCGCGCGGGTAACCTGATCATCATCGAGTCCACGATTCCGCCGTTGACCTGCCGCCATGTCGTGACCCCGCTGCTGGAGCGCACGGGACTCCGGGTCGGCGCCGACATTCACCTGGCCCACTGCCCGGAACGCATCCTGCCCGGCGACGTGTTCTACGAGATCGTCCACAACGACCGCGTCATCGGCTGCGCTGAGCCGGTTGGCCGCGAAATGGCCCGCGCGCTCTACGCGTCCTTTGTCAAAGGCGATCTCTACGTGACCGACGATGTGACGGCCGAGCTGTGCAAGCTGTGCGAAAACACCTTTCGCGATGTCAACATCGCCCTGGCCAATGAGTTTGCCGCGGTGGCCGAGGGACTGGGCATTGACCCGCTGCAGGTCATCCGGCTGGCCAACAAACATCCCCGCGTCAACATCATGCGCCCCGGCATCGGCGTGGGCGGGCACTGCATCCCGCTCGATCCGTGGTTCATCAAAGAGGTGGATCCTGCCAACTCGCGCCTGATCTTCACCGCACGGCTGGTCAACGACGAAGTGCCGCACAAGATCGCCGCGCGCGTGCGCCAGGCCGTGGCCCACCTGGTCACACCCCGCCTGGTCGCCATCGGCATGAGCTATAAGCCGGACACCGAGGACACCCGCGAAAGCCCGGCCACGGAGATCGTCCACCTCCTGCGCGCGGATGGCTATCAGGTGGCCCACTATGACCCGCTGGTCGTCGGCCATGAGTACAGCAGCCTGGCAGACGCCGCGGCAGGCGCCGATTGCCTGCTCTTGCTGGTCGAGCACAAGGTGGTGAAACAAGCCTGGAAGGCCGAACAGGAGACGGTCAGGGCGGCCATGCGCACCCCCATCGTCCTGCGCTTCTATCAGGATGACGCGCCGTGA
- a CDS encoding GHMP kinase: MLIARSPVRISLAGGGTDLPAYYLRYGGAVINTAINRYFYVVLNVNDSDTLQITSSDYQTFYRHDRDSELMSDGSLSLPRAVLHHFGVTHGLSMFLASEIPPGTGLGSSSAVTVALVKAVSAACGWTMSKQEIAEEACHIELHKLGMPIGKQDQYASAFGGINYIEFQADRVQVTPLSLSHDTWQRLQRSLMLFFTGSSRNSAEILSKQSQSSKQDDAQVIAALHSVKALTAEVKVCLEQGKLDAFGDLLDQNWQAKKRFAPGVSNERIDESYAQARACGASGGKITGAGGGGFLMLYCPESHQGRVTEALGALGLQRMDFRFDLNGAQVLMNSGLQLDSPLAHVRHRTRLHRE; the protein is encoded by the coding sequence ATGTTGATTGCTCGTTCACCGGTGCGCATCAGCCTGGCGGGCGGCGGCACCGATCTGCCAGCCTACTATCTGCGTTACGGCGGCGCCGTCATCAACACGGCGATCAACCGCTATTTCTATGTCGTACTCAACGTCAACGACAGCGATACCCTGCAGATCACCTCTTCCGACTACCAGACCTTCTATCGTCACGACCGTGACTCGGAACTGATGAGCGACGGCTCGCTGAGTCTGCCGCGGGCGGTGCTGCATCATTTTGGTGTGACCCACGGCCTGTCCATGTTCCTGGCCTCCGAAATACCGCCCGGCACCGGCCTCGGCTCATCGAGCGCAGTCACGGTGGCCCTGGTCAAAGCGGTCAGCGCGGCCTGCGGCTGGACCATGAGCAAGCAAGAGATTGCCGAAGAGGCGTGCCATATCGAACTGCACAAACTGGGGATGCCGATCGGCAAGCAGGATCAGTACGCGTCGGCGTTTGGCGGCATCAATTATATCGAATTTCAGGCAGATCGCGTCCAGGTGACGCCGCTCTCCCTGTCCCATGACACCTGGCAGCGCCTGCAGCGCAGCTTGATGCTCTTTTTCACGGGCAGCTCACGCAACTCGGCCGAAATACTGAGCAAGCAGAGCCAGTCGAGCAAACAGGATGACGCCCAGGTGATCGCCGCGCTGCACAGCGTCAAGGCGCTGACCGCCGAGGTCAAAGTGTGCCTGGAACAGGGCAAGTTAGACGCCTTCGGCGATCTGTTGGATCAAAACTGGCAAGCGAAGAAGCGCTTTGCACCGGGCGTTTCCAATGAGCGCATTGACGAAAGCTACGCGCAAGCACGTGCCTGCGGCGCCAGCGGCGGCAAGATCACCGGCGCCGGTGGCGGCGGCTTTCTCATGCTCTACTGCCCTGAGTCGCACCAGGGGCGCGTGACCGAGGCCCTGGGCGCGCTGGGCTTACAGCGCATGGATTTTCGCTTCGATCTCAACGGCGCCCAGGTGCTCATGAACAGCGGCCTGCAGCTCGATTCACCCCTCGCACATGTGCGCCACCGCACCCGTCTGCACCGAGAATAG
- a CDS encoding WecB/TagA/CpsF family glycosyltransferase, whose product MQQTTNPSLATGVSAPRRVHLMGLPVDCVTEAQAIAICQDAIARRRQVCIVPINAAQTILAHEDAAFRRVVEDFELALADGKAVAWGAKWLERLPVPEQVGLPPFVHRLLDVAELHEHSVYFFGAEEEIVQQVVARAHRRWPRLLIAGQRNGFFKPADEAGIVAAMNDSRAQIMLVALPSPMKEMWIARHKDALHIPVIAGVGGLFDVMAGKVRPAKEIFFMRILVTGGLGAVGSVLVRELRGRGNEVWLCDLAHHYDAQYVRCDVGEFRQVERLFDQHEFDTVYHLAAEFGRNNGEDYYEKVWQTNAIGTKNILRMQEERRFRLIAFSSSEVYGDYAGVMSEEVMANSPVRQLNDYAISKWVNEQQIMNSMDRFGTESVRVRLFNTYGPGEPYSPYRSVICLFIYRALHDLPYTVYLNHHRSSTYIDDCVRTLANICERFQPGEIYNIAGDEYHDIKALSDMILAHLGKDDRLVTYLEYEAHNTRDKRADTLKAVRDLGHQATVSLAEGVARTIEWQKVFYARR is encoded by the coding sequence ATGCAACAGACGACTAATCCATCTCTAGCTACCGGCGTCTCTGCGCCGCGCCGCGTCCATCTGATGGGGCTGCCGGTGGACTGCGTCACCGAGGCGCAGGCCATTGCCATCTGCCAGGACGCCATCGCCCGACGGCGCCAGGTGTGCATCGTGCCCATCAACGCGGCGCAGACCATCCTGGCGCATGAGGATGCCGCCTTCCGGCGCGTTGTGGAAGATTTCGAGCTGGCGCTGGCCGATGGCAAGGCGGTGGCCTGGGGCGCCAAGTGGCTCGAACGCTTGCCGGTGCCGGAACAGGTGGGGCTGCCGCCGTTCGTTCATCGCCTGCTGGACGTGGCCGAACTGCATGAGCACAGCGTCTACTTCTTTGGCGCCGAGGAAGAGATCGTGCAGCAGGTGGTGGCGCGTGCGCACCGCCGTTGGCCGCGGCTGCTGATTGCCGGCCAGCGCAACGGCTTCTTCAAGCCGGCCGATGAAGCGGGCATTGTCGCTGCCATGAACGACAGCCGGGCGCAGATCATGTTGGTGGCCTTGCCCTCGCCGATGAAGGAGATGTGGATCGCCAGGCACAAGGACGCGCTGCACATTCCCGTCATCGCGGGCGTCGGCGGTTTGTTCGATGTCATGGCCGGCAAGGTGCGACCCGCGAAGGAGATTTTTTTCATGCGAATTTTGGTAACCGGCGGCCTGGGAGCGGTTGGTTCAGTTCTGGTACGTGAGCTGCGCGGGCGTGGCAATGAGGTGTGGCTATGCGATCTGGCCCATCATTACGATGCCCAGTACGTGCGCTGCGATGTCGGTGAGTTCAGGCAGGTCGAGCGGTTGTTCGACCAGCACGAGTTCGACACTGTCTACCATCTGGCGGCTGAGTTTGGACGCAACAATGGCGAAGATTACTATGAGAAAGTCTGGCAGACCAACGCGATTGGCACCAAGAACATCCTGCGCATGCAGGAGGAGCGGCGCTTTCGCCTGATCGCCTTCAGCAGTTCCGAGGTCTATGGCGATTATGCCGGCGTGATGAGCGAGGAGGTCATGGCAAACTCTCCGGTGCGCCAGTTGAACGACTACGCAATCAGCAAGTGGGTCAATGAACAGCAGATCATGAATTCGATGGACCGCTTCGGCACCGAGTCGGTGCGGGTGCGGCTGTTCAACACCTACGGGCCGGGAGAGCCTTACTCGCCCTATCGCAGCGTCATTTGCCTGTTCATCTATCGAGCCTTGCACGATCTACCGTACACGGTCTATCTGAATCACCATCGCAGCTCCACCTACATTGATGACTGCGTGCGCACCCTGGCCAACATCTGCGAGCGCTTCCAGCCCGGTGAGATCTACAACATCGCCGGCGACGAGTATCACGACATCAAGGCGCTCTCTGACATGATCCTGGCCCACCTGGGCAAGGACGACCGCCTGGTGACCTACCTGGAGTACGAGGCGCACAACACGCGTGACAAGCGCGCCGATACCCTCAAGGCCGTGCGCGACCTGGGGCATCAGGCCACGGTGTCGCTGGCCGAAGGCGTGGCGCGTACCATCGAATGGCAAAAGGTGTTCTATGCCCGACGTTGA
- a CDS encoding nucleotidyltransferase family protein, whose product MTPSNVDVQQPQSAQQLLLLVSRRSLTNDERGQVLAAIERGISWPLFYELARAHGLAPLVFHNLRALNVAANAPAAVWRQFEASYYSTLGDNLLLESELFQAADQLRRREVDFLLLKGIVLGAMLYPDPALRPSADLDIMVPLAQVAAAQQALQDLGYSLQPGRQLDFQLARSYDIPYVRQSASGQGVLLELHWSLAEPELFNLDIDNLWARAQPFAYNGHALRSLSPEDILFHLTIHIRKHRYVGLRWLVDVNEMLRSFGAGLDWAYLLNLAQQTGACTLLYMTLQLTHDVMAAPVPQHVLDTLRPSRVRRFLLKPFVDAQNLTRIIQEDSAEWSWLGLGQVLLLDRFRAMSHDLRHRFAPPINIFPGQTRRDHHGLLYATWFYVSRLGMILGRMGRAGSRRLWVGLRRRWNRA is encoded by the coding sequence ATGACGCCATCGAACGTGGATGTGCAACAACCCCAATCCGCGCAACAGTTGCTCCTGTTGGTCAGCCGGCGCAGTCTGACCAACGACGAGCGCGGCCAGGTCCTCGCGGCCATCGAACGCGGCATCTCCTGGCCGCTCTTCTACGAATTAGCGCGCGCACATGGCCTGGCGCCACTTGTGTTTCATAACCTGCGCGCGCTCAACGTCGCGGCCAATGCACCGGCCGCGGTGTGGCGCCAGTTCGAAGCCAGCTACTACAGCACCCTGGGCGACAACCTGCTGCTCGAATCTGAATTGTTTCAGGCCGCCGACCAGTTGCGGCGCCGCGAGGTTGACTTCCTGCTCCTCAAAGGCATCGTGCTCGGCGCCATGCTCTATCCCGACCCGGCCCTGCGCCCTTCGGCCGACCTGGACATCATGGTGCCCCTGGCCCAGGTGGCCGCGGCTCAGCAGGCTTTGCAGGACTTGGGCTACAGCCTGCAGCCCGGACGTCAGCTCGATTTCCAGTTGGCGCGCAGCTATGACATCCCCTACGTGCGCCAGTCCGCGAGTGGCCAGGGCGTCCTCCTCGAGTTGCACTGGAGCCTGGCCGAACCCGAGCTCTTCAACCTGGATATTGACAACCTGTGGGCGCGGGCGCAGCCATTTGCCTACAACGGTCACGCCCTGCGTTCGCTTTCACCCGAGGACATCCTCTTTCACCTGACTATTCACATCCGCAAGCACCGTTACGTCGGCCTGCGTTGGTTAGTAGACGTCAACGAAATGCTGCGCAGCTTTGGCGCCGGGCTGGACTGGGCCTACCTGCTCAACCTGGCGCAGCAGACCGGCGCCTGCACCTTGCTGTACATGACGCTGCAGCTCACGCATGACGTGATGGCCGCGCCGGTGCCGCAGCATGTACTGGATACGCTGCGTCCCAGCCGTGTGCGTCGCTTCCTGCTCAAACCATTTGTGGATGCACAAAACCTGACGCGCATCATCCAGGAAGACAGCGCCGAATGGAGTTGGCTGGGGTTGGGGCAGGTCCTGTTGCTCGACCGTTTTCGTGCCATGTCGCACGACCTTCGACATCGTTTCGCGCCCCCCATCAACATCTTCCCCGGCCAGACGCGTCGTGACCATCACGGCCTTCTCTATGCCACCTGGTTCTACGTCAGTCGCCTGGGCATGATCCTGGGGCGCATGGGGCGTGCGGGCAGCCGGCGGCTGTGGGTCGGACTGCGCCGGCGTTGGAACCGTGCCTGA
- a CDS encoding sugar transferase, with the protein MSRRERTLLVFILIVLDALMIGAALMAAYYVRVESGWLPARNFSSLDEYVRSSLLSIPLWLLILGLHRLYDTRLLLEGLQEYFKVATACTYGLLALVLAAVFTSPGSALPARGWLLLAWVLSIAFVSLARFVVRRIIVFVRGRGRFITRVLIIGANTHGQALANQFRTAPGARLEVVGFLDDFLPLGARVGEAARGNALEVLGTPAMLHEVARRYDVREVIVVSTAVAWETFQNLMQQATAPSRFDILLSPGYYDILATSVEVSYRDFVPLLRVNKMRLTGFDALFKAALDFGLGLLAAIVLAPLALLLAVAIRLSTSEPILERHKVWGARGSSFITYKFNTRFGRPTPHPLAAFILRLGLDKLPQLINILSGHMSLIGPRTIAHSKNILVEPTLANLLTIKPGITGPWAVGGERSFDEEMRLTNYYIRNWTIWMDLQILIQTIVRILRGERAKAQLPLSEEDYPT; encoded by the coding sequence ATGTCACGTCGTGAACGTACCCTCCTGGTTTTCATCCTGATCGTGCTGGATGCCCTCATGATTGGGGCCGCGCTGATGGCGGCCTACTACGTGCGCGTCGAGAGCGGCTGGCTGCCGGCGCGCAATTTCAGTTCCCTCGATGAGTACGTGCGCTCCAGTCTGCTCTCCATCCCGCTGTGGCTGCTCATCCTGGGCCTGCATCGGCTCTATGATACCCGCCTGCTCCTGGAAGGCTTGCAGGAGTACTTCAAGGTGGCAACCGCCTGCACCTATGGACTGCTGGCGCTGGTGTTAGCGGCCGTGTTCACCAGCCCTGGCTCAGCCTTGCCCGCGCGCGGCTGGCTGCTGCTGGCCTGGGTCTTGTCCATCGCCTTCGTCAGTCTGGCCCGCTTCGTGGTGCGCCGCATCATCGTCTTCGTGCGCGGGCGTGGGCGCTTCATCACCCGCGTCCTCATCATCGGCGCCAACACCCACGGACAGGCGCTGGCCAACCAGTTCCGCACCGCGCCCGGCGCGCGCCTTGAGGTCGTTGGCTTTCTGGACGACTTCCTGCCCCTGGGCGCCCGCGTGGGTGAAGCGGCCCGCGGCAACGCGTTGGAGGTGCTGGGCACGCCGGCCATGCTGCACGAGGTGGCCCGGCGCTACGATGTCAGGGAGGTCATCGTCGTGTCCACGGCCGTGGCCTGGGAAACGTTCCAGAACCTGATGCAGCAGGCGACCGCACCCAGCCGCTTTGATATTCTGCTCTCACCTGGCTACTACGACATCCTGGCCACCAGCGTGGAGGTCAGTTATCGCGATTTCGTGCCCTTGCTGCGCGTCAACAAGATGCGCCTGACCGGCTTCGATGCCCTGTTCAAAGCGGCGCTCGATTTCGGGCTCGGACTGCTGGCCGCGATCGTGCTGGCGCCGCTGGCCCTGCTGCTGGCCGTCGCCATTCGCCTGTCCACCTCCGAACCAATCCTGGAACGCCACAAGGTCTGGGGCGCACGCGGCAGTTCCTTCATCACCTACAAGTTCAACACCCGCTTTGGCCGCCCCACCCCCCACCCCCTCGCCGCTTTCATCCTCCGCCTGGGGCTTGACAAGTTGCCGCAATTGATTAACATCCTGAGCGGGCACATGAGCCTGATTGGTCCCCGCACCATTGCGCACAGCAAGAACATCCTGGTCGAGCCAACCCTGGCCAACCTGCTGACGATCAAACCCGGCATTACCGGGCCGTGGGCGGTGGGCGGCGAGCGCAGTTTCGATGAAGAGATGCGCCTGACCAACTATTACATTCGCAATTGGACCATCTGGATGGATCTGCAAATCCTGATCCAGACCATCGTCCGTATCCTGCGCGGCGAACGCGCCAAAGCACAGCTTCCCCTGTCCGAGGAGGATTATCCAACATGA